Proteins found in one Actinokineospora alba genomic segment:
- a CDS encoding dynamin family protein, with product MTQPQPLSLPKQVALAREKLLALLREAEPESAQWVEEIRSRRKKKPSVVVVGETNRGKSSLVNALIETPGLSPVDADVATATYLIFGHADEWEARACYPGQLAPVPVDLGKLINWVSAAHDLPDGELPPRYVEVDGPVPLLEKLVLVDTPGVGGLDSVHGELAIEAAASATALLFVVDASAPFTLGELNFLANIGERVETVVFALSKVDQYRGWRQVLEANQALLTDHAPRFAGATFHPVSSRMFDMAGKAPSPEAATMLKEKSGVVELQQALQTLLVGRSAMLSEANTLRALSSALGELKVKLDNERRALTTGEAEAETLRARKEELTSERRSSTKGWQVKLRSEIQRARLENAHEVSRQMRDLQSWFRQAIDTADREKLAALPGQVDAAMQMVSGRISQSVSARLNQVADTVLSELFSPDELEVIRSQFARSGQSQVVLRAAEKRMPTAEDKLLVFMGISGGFGAGKMAVLPIAGAVAAPILLVPTIIIGLGAGWWIARTRKHSADKQHMKLWLNESIADSRSTLDQLVSEQLIDAESQLSLALDEALGKRIAGIEEQLREVDKALRLDVSERQKLVTVVNKRLTDVVAGRDRAEKLLASIRSVRDKG from the coding sequence ATGACCCAGCCCCAGCCGCTGTCGCTGCCCAAGCAGGTCGCGCTGGCCAGGGAGAAGCTGCTCGCCCTGCTCCGCGAAGCCGAGCCGGAGTCCGCGCAGTGGGTCGAGGAGATCCGCTCGCGGCGCAAGAAGAAGCCGTCGGTGGTGGTCGTCGGTGAGACCAACCGAGGCAAGAGCTCGCTGGTCAACGCCCTGATCGAAACCCCCGGTCTGTCCCCTGTGGACGCCGACGTGGCCACCGCGACCTACCTGATCTTCGGCCACGCCGACGAGTGGGAGGCCCGGGCCTGCTACCCCGGCCAGCTCGCGCCGGTCCCGGTCGACCTCGGCAAGCTGATCAACTGGGTGTCCGCCGCGCACGACCTGCCCGACGGCGAGCTGCCGCCGCGCTACGTCGAGGTCGACGGACCCGTGCCGCTGCTGGAGAAGCTCGTCCTCGTCGACACCCCCGGGGTCGGCGGGCTCGACTCCGTGCACGGCGAACTGGCCATCGAGGCCGCCGCGTCGGCGACCGCGCTGCTCTTCGTCGTCGACGCGTCCGCCCCGTTCACCCTGGGCGAGCTGAACTTCCTCGCCAACATCGGCGAGCGGGTGGAGACGGTCGTCTTCGCGCTGTCCAAAGTGGATCAGTACCGCGGCTGGCGGCAGGTGCTCGAAGCCAACCAGGCGCTGCTGACCGACCACGCCCCCCGCTTCGCCGGCGCCACCTTCCACCCGGTGTCCTCGCGGATGTTCGACATGGCCGGGAAGGCGCCCAGCCCCGAGGCCGCGACCATGCTCAAGGAGAAGTCCGGCGTCGTGGAACTGCAGCAGGCGCTGCAGACCCTGCTCGTCGGCCGCTCGGCGATGCTGTCGGAGGCGAACACGCTGCGCGCGCTGTCCTCGGCGCTCGGCGAGCTGAAAGTGAAGCTGGACAACGAACGCCGCGCGCTGACCACCGGCGAGGCCGAGGCCGAGACGCTGCGCGCCCGCAAGGAGGAGCTGACCTCGGAGCGGCGGTCCTCGACCAAGGGCTGGCAGGTCAAGCTGCGCAGCGAGATCCAGCGCGCCCGGCTGGAGAACGCCCACGAGGTCAGCCGCCAGATGCGCGACCTGCAGTCCTGGTTCCGCCAGGCCATCGACACCGCGGACCGGGAGAAGCTCGCCGCCCTGCCCGGCCAGGTCGACGCCGCCATGCAGATGGTGTCCGGCCGGATCAGCCAGTCGGTCAGCGCCCGGCTCAACCAGGTCGCCGACACCGTGCTCAGCGAGCTGTTCAGCCCCGACGAGCTCGAGGTCATCCGGTCCCAGTTCGCCCGCTCCGGTCAGTCCCAAGTGGTTCTGCGCGCCGCCGAGAAGCGGATGCCGACCGCGGAGGACAAGCTCCTGGTGTTCATGGGCATCTCCGGCGGCTTCGGCGCGGGCAAGATGGCGGTGCTGCCGATCGCGGGCGCCGTGGCCGCGCCGATCTTGTTGGTGCCCACGATCATCATCGGACTGGGCGCGGGCTGGTGGATCGCGCGCACGCGTAAGCACTCCGCCGACAAACAGCACATGAAGCTTTGGCTCAACGAATCCATCGCCGATTCACGCTCCACCTTGGACCAGTTGGTGTCCGAACAGCTCATCGACGCCGAGTCGCAGCTCTCGCTCGCGCTCGATGAGGCACTGGGCAAGCGGATCGCCGGAATCGAAGAACAACTCCGTGAGGTCGACAAGGCATTACGACTTGACGTGAGTGAGCGCCAGAAGCTGGTGACCGTGGTAAACAAGCGCCTGACCGACGTAGTCGCCGGACGCGACCGCGCGGAGAAGCTCCTAGCGAGCATCCGCTCCGTGCGCGACAAGGGTTGA
- the grpE gene encoding nucleotide exchange factor GrpE: MASWFKGKSKDGGNEDSTIQVEAQVIENADAAAPVELVDDFRVEPALVSIAPELYDQALDERRALVTLCLYAHDRARSSGVAERIEEGLAAVGVDAVRPDGAKFDPSVHEAGGTMGTEDEALDGTVAETEVVGFSDRGQVLRPPIVTVYTAKATTA, translated from the coding sequence GTGGCTTCCTGGTTCAAGGGCAAGAGCAAAGATGGCGGCAACGAGGACTCGACCATCCAGGTCGAAGCGCAGGTGATCGAGAACGCCGACGCCGCCGCGCCGGTGGAGCTGGTGGACGACTTCCGGGTCGAACCGGCGCTGGTCAGCATCGCGCCGGAGCTCTACGACCAGGCGCTCGACGAGCGCCGGGCGCTGGTGACGCTGTGCCTCTACGCGCACGACCGCGCCCGCAGTTCCGGTGTCGCCGAACGCATCGAGGAGGGGCTCGCCGCTGTCGGTGTCGACGCGGTTCGCCCCGACGGCGCGAAGTTCGACCCGTCAGTGCACGAGGCGGGCGGCACCATGGGCACCGAGGACGAGGCGCTCGACGGCACGGTCGCCGAGACCGAGGTCGTCGGCTTCAGCGACCGCGGGCAGGTGCTGCGCCCGCCGATCGTCACCGTCTACACGGCCAAGGCGACCACCGCATGA
- a CDS encoding methyltransferase codes for MPQDRRWPRSCSGRRTETVPAGGDAYLLKNIIHDWADDKALPILRNIRDAIDPAGKLLLVDFVVPEGNAPHPAKLIDLEMLVIVGGRERTEKEHREFLARAGFRLDRVVQTVSPLCVLESTPV; via the coding sequence ATTCCGCAAGATCGTCGATGGCCGCGATCCTGCAGCGGTCGCCGGACTGAGACCGTCCCGGCGGGTGGCGACGCCTACCTCCTGAAGAACATCATCCACGACTGGGCTGACGACAAGGCCCTGCCGATCCTGCGCAACATCCGGGACGCGATCGATCCCGCGGGCAAGCTGCTGCTCGTCGACTTCGTCGTGCCGGAGGGGAACGCACCCCATCCCGCGAAGCTGATCGACCTGGAGATGCTGGTGATCGTCGGCGGTCGGGAGCGCACCGAGAAAGAGCACCGGGAGTTCTTGGCGCGGGCCGGATTCCGGCTCGACCGGGTGGTCCAGACGGTCTCCCCGCTGTGCGTGCTCGAATCGACTCCCGTCTGA
- a CDS encoding acetylserotonin O-methyltransferase, whose protein sequence is MPGDAKVPPARLVRLVEGVRARVGSLHRKMVPPQVAMIDLISGSMVTQALYAAAKLGIADVLKDGPLRAKDIADRVHAHPDAVNRLMRALASQGVFRVDGQGRYSLTALGRTLRSDAEVPMGSMAMMVGSPEHWEHWGHLLDSVRDGGDAVSKVRGMDVWAYFEQNRSYAEVFNTAMTSMSAFAKAPVLAAYDFSGFRKIVDGRDPAAVAGLRPSRRVATPTS, encoded by the coding sequence ATGCCAGGCGACGCGAAGGTCCCTCCCGCTCGGCTCGTGCGTCTCGTCGAGGGTGTTCGCGCCCGGGTCGGGTCGCTGCACCGCAAGATGGTGCCGCCGCAGGTGGCCATGATCGACCTGATCAGCGGCAGCATGGTCACGCAGGCGCTCTACGCCGCCGCGAAGCTCGGCATCGCCGACGTGCTCAAAGACGGACCCCTCCGGGCGAAGGACATCGCCGACCGGGTCCACGCGCATCCGGACGCGGTGAACCGGCTGATGCGCGCACTCGCCAGTCAGGGTGTGTTCCGGGTGGACGGCCAAGGCCGGTACTCGCTGACCGCGTTGGGCCGCACCCTGCGCTCCGACGCCGAAGTGCCCATGGGGTCGATGGCGATGATGGTCGGCTCACCCGAGCACTGGGAGCACTGGGGACACCTGCTCGACTCGGTGCGCGACGGCGGCGACGCCGTGTCGAAGGTCCGGGGAATGGACGTCTGGGCGTACTTCGAGCAGAACAGGTCCTACGCGGAAGTCTTCAACACCGCGATGACGAGCATGTCGGCGTTCGCCAAGGCCCCGGTGCTCGCCGCCTATGACTTCTCCGGATTCCGCAAGATCGTCGATGGCCGCGATCCTGCAGCGGTCGCCGGACTGAGACCGTCCCGGCGGGTGGCGACGCCTACCTCCTGA
- a CDS encoding dynamin family protein codes for MTTATEQQHLAGPLSAAVANLCQRLQPQVSARTAAGFREVLRRLSAPLQVAVAGRIKSGKSTLVNALIGRRIAPTDVGECTRLVTRFQYGTVDRVELIFFDGTKQVLPFDVGGMIPNDLEVDFDKVSHLEAYLTNAVLRDLTVIDTPGLGSLDLASVKRTEQLLGAAQQEEDEESGDGELDDTSRNAVAGAEAVLYVVTQGVRADDQQALAAFTAATASREAGPVNAIAVLNKADTITPESVTGSDGDVWKAATLLAEKQAATLKPRVADVIPVIGLLAESAESGGFTSADADALRALSKLDDATWETMLLSADIFTTWDCEVAAGTRVKLLEKLDLYGIRTAVDALRADPDLTAGALRRKLLDASGLAGLRSRLDAVFRARADGIKAAAALASVTALAHASGDPGERQRVHDAIEVLLAKPEAHQLRLLEALTLVTSGAVSMPEDLAEEVLRVGSSPDVPEQLGMKGRPHKELSAYALERAGWWRSFASFGATPAQSRVAHVVHRAYFLIWQQLKAQDTAG; via the coding sequence TTGACAACCGCGACCGAGCAGCAGCATCTCGCCGGGCCGCTGTCGGCGGCGGTCGCCAACCTGTGCCAGCGCCTGCAGCCGCAGGTGTCCGCGCGGACGGCGGCAGGCTTCCGCGAGGTGCTGCGCAGACTCTCGGCCCCGTTGCAGGTCGCCGTCGCCGGCCGGATCAAATCCGGCAAGTCGACGCTGGTCAACGCGCTGATCGGCCGCCGGATCGCGCCCACCGACGTGGGCGAGTGCACCCGGCTGGTCACCCGGTTCCAGTACGGCACGGTCGACCGGGTCGAGCTGATCTTCTTCGACGGCACCAAGCAGGTGCTGCCCTTCGACGTCGGGGGCATGATCCCCAACGACCTCGAAGTCGACTTCGACAAGGTCTCGCACCTCGAGGCGTACCTGACCAACGCCGTCCTGCGCGACCTCACCGTCATCGACACCCCTGGCCTGGGGTCGCTGGACCTCGCGTCGGTCAAGCGCACCGAGCAGCTCCTCGGCGCCGCGCAGCAGGAGGAAGACGAGGAGTCCGGCGACGGCGAACTCGACGACACCTCGCGCAACGCGGTCGCGGGCGCCGAAGCCGTGCTCTATGTCGTCACCCAGGGCGTGCGCGCCGACGACCAGCAGGCCCTCGCCGCGTTCACCGCGGCCACCGCCAGCCGCGAGGCGGGCCCGGTCAACGCCATCGCCGTCCTCAACAAGGCCGACACCATCACCCCGGAGTCGGTCACCGGCAGCGACGGCGACGTGTGGAAGGCCGCCACCCTGCTCGCCGAGAAGCAGGCCGCCACCCTCAAGCCCCGGGTCGCCGACGTCATCCCGGTCATCGGCCTGCTCGCCGAGTCCGCCGAGTCCGGCGGCTTCACCTCCGCCGACGCCGACGCGCTGCGCGCGCTGTCCAAGCTCGACGACGCCACCTGGGAAACCATGTTGCTGTCGGCGGACATCTTCACCACCTGGGACTGCGAGGTCGCCGCGGGCACCCGGGTCAAGCTGCTGGAGAAGCTCGACCTCTACGGCATCCGCACCGCCGTCGACGCCCTGCGCGCCGACCCCGACCTCACCGCGGGCGCCCTGCGCCGCAAGCTCCTCGACGCCTCCGGCCTCGCCGGGCTGCGCAGCAGGCTCGACGCCGTCTTCCGCGCCCGGGCCGACGGGATCAAGGCCGCCGCCGCGCTCGCCTCCGTCACCGCCCTTGCCCACGCCTCCGGCGACCCGGGTGAACGCCAGCGCGTGCACGACGCGATCGAGGTCCTGCTCGCCAAGCCCGAGGCCCACCAGCTGCGCCTGCTCGAAGCCCTCACCCTGGTCACGTCGGGTGCCGTGTCGATGCCCGAGGACCTGGCCGAAGAGGTGCTCCGAGTCGGCAGCAGCCCGGACGTCCCAGAGCAGCTGGGCATGAAGGGCAGGCCGCACAAGGAGCTGTCGGCCTACGCGCTCGAACGCGCGGGCTGGTGGCGCTCGTTCGCCTCCTTCGGCGCCACCCCGGCCCAAAGCCGGGTCGCCCACGTCGTGCACCGGGCGTACTTTCTTATCTGGCAGCAGCTCAAGGCCCAGGACACAGCCGGATAG
- a CDS encoding sensor histidine kinase, whose translation MKKHPMAGDIVIATFLVLLELLSLFEMPGGVEAWVFWLVGAAMLGPLVIRRRDPLLSAYLILLAGFAQLLTHGAPGVGTDARVRLADFALGIALYTLVTYVGRKQAALYALWLALGIAAWATWRIGYPDAVLPTLVIVVIFALCWVLGEFMGARKAYHLEVERRLALLETERDQQARLAVGEERARIARELHDVVAHAVSVIVVHADGAAYAVRTQPELAERAINTISATGREALTELRRLLGVLRSDGDESELVPQPSTQSLAELAERVRTIGVPVRLDLTGDLDDLPAGVGLGIYRIVQEALTNTIKHAGTGASAEVRVARIGDRVELDISDRGSGKALANVVGGNGLIGMRERANVFGGTLQAGPEPTGGWRVHAVLPVSTA comes from the coding sequence ATGAAGAAGCACCCGATGGCGGGCGACATCGTCATCGCGACCTTCCTCGTCCTGTTAGAGCTGCTGTCGCTGTTCGAGATGCCCGGCGGCGTCGAGGCGTGGGTGTTCTGGCTGGTCGGCGCCGCGATGCTGGGCCCGCTGGTCATCCGCAGGCGCGACCCGCTGCTCTCGGCGTACCTCATCCTGCTCGCCGGATTCGCCCAGCTGCTCACGCACGGCGCGCCCGGGGTGGGCACCGACGCGCGGGTGCGGCTGGCCGACTTCGCGCTCGGCATCGCGCTGTACACCCTGGTCACCTACGTCGGGCGCAAGCAGGCCGCGCTGTACGCGCTCTGGCTCGCGCTGGGCATCGCGGCGTGGGCGACCTGGCGGATCGGTTACCCGGACGCGGTCCTGCCGACGCTCGTGATCGTGGTGATCTTCGCGCTGTGCTGGGTGCTGGGCGAGTTCATGGGCGCCCGCAAGGCCTACCACCTGGAGGTCGAGCGCAGGCTGGCGCTGCTGGAGACCGAGCGCGACCAGCAGGCGCGGCTGGCGGTCGGCGAGGAACGGGCCCGCATCGCCCGCGAACTGCACGACGTCGTGGCGCACGCGGTGAGCGTGATCGTCGTCCACGCCGACGGCGCCGCCTACGCGGTGCGCACCCAGCCGGAGCTGGCGGAGCGGGCGATCAACACCATCTCCGCCACCGGCCGCGAAGCCCTGACCGAACTCCGCAGGCTCCTCGGCGTCCTCCGCAGCGACGGCGACGAGTCCGAACTGGTGCCTCAGCCGAGCACCCAGTCCCTCGCCGAACTGGCCGAACGGGTCCGCACGATCGGCGTCCCGGTGCGCCTGGACCTGACCGGCGACTTGGACGACCTGCCCGCGGGCGTCGGCCTGGGGATCTACCGGATCGTCCAGGAAGCGCTGACCAACACCATCAAGCACGCGGGCACCGGCGCGTCGGCGGAGGTGCGGGTCGCCCGGATCGGCGACCGGGTCGAGCTCGACATCTCCGACCGCGGCTCGGGCAAGGCGCTGGCGAACGTGGTGGGCGGCAACGGCCTCATCGGGATGCGGGAACGCGCCAACGTCTTCGGCGGCACCCTGCAGGCGGGCCCCGAGCCCACCGGCGGCTGGCGAGTCCACGCGGTTCTGCCAGTGTCGACGGCCTGA
- a CDS encoding response regulator, protein MIRVVLVDDQELMRVGFRMVLGAQEDMEIVGEAGDGRAAIDLAEQLRPDVVLMDVRMPILDGVEATRVITEKGTSKVLVMTTFDLDEYALSALRNGASGFLLKDTPPAQLVSALRSVASGDAVVSPSVTRRLLDRFLGPGGGEPRDAAVLDALTEREREVLVLIAQGLSNTEIARKLFLSEATVKTHVGRVLAKLELRDRVQAVVLAYETGLVRPGDA, encoded by the coding sequence GTGATCAGGGTGGTGCTCGTCGACGACCAGGAACTCATGCGTGTCGGTTTCCGCATGGTCCTCGGCGCACAGGAGGACATGGAGATCGTCGGCGAGGCGGGCGACGGCCGGGCGGCCATCGACCTAGCGGAACAACTGCGTCCCGACGTGGTCCTGATGGACGTCCGCATGCCCATCCTCGACGGCGTGGAGGCGACTCGCGTCATCACCGAGAAGGGCACGTCGAAGGTCCTGGTCATGACCACCTTCGACCTCGACGAATACGCCCTGTCCGCCCTGCGCAACGGCGCCAGCGGCTTCCTGCTGAAGGACACACCGCCCGCGCAGCTGGTGTCCGCGCTGCGCTCGGTCGCGAGCGGGGACGCCGTCGTCTCACCCAGCGTCACCCGCAGGCTGTTAGATCGATTCCTCGGCCCAGGCGGCGGCGAACCCCGCGACGCGGCGGTCCTGGACGCGCTGACCGAACGCGAGCGCGAGGTCCTCGTCCTGATCGCCCAGGGCCTGTCGAACACCGAGATCGCCCGCAAGCTGTTCCTGTCAGAGGCGACGGTGAAGACCCACGTCGGCCGCGTGCTCGCGAAACTCGAACTGCGCGACCGAGTGCAGGCCGTCGTCCTCGCCTACGAAACGGGCCTGGTCCGCCCCGGGGACGCCTAG
- a CDS encoding SDR family oxidoreductase has product MSLAGKVAVVTGATRGCGRGIAVELGAAGATVYVTGRTTRQHQSPMGRKETIEETAELVSAAGGVGIPVQCDFYVVSDVDALRDRVLADHGRIDVLVDDVWGGDKFVEFGTPFWESDLEKALGVVHNGLDTHLIALHRLLPLVVSQPGGLVIEVTDGDVDDYPGPVGIPYHLVKSGIRSIGRALGADLAAVGCTGMAVTPGFLRSEMMLEHFGVTEKNWREAKEPDYVMSETPRYLGRAVAALAADPQVSRFAGKTLASWTLMREYGFTDIDGSQPDWGRWSEDVHGGGLDPSTVDAAAYR; this is encoded by the coding sequence ATGAGTCTTGCGGGCAAGGTGGCTGTGGTGACCGGGGCGACCCGGGGATGCGGTCGTGGGATCGCGGTGGAGCTCGGCGCGGCCGGGGCGACTGTCTATGTGACCGGGCGGACGACTCGCCAACACCAGTCGCCGATGGGGCGCAAGGAGACCATCGAGGAGACCGCCGAGCTGGTGTCCGCGGCCGGCGGTGTCGGGATCCCGGTCCAATGCGACTTCTACGTGGTGTCCGATGTGGACGCCTTGCGGGATCGTGTCCTGGCCGATCACGGGCGGATCGATGTGCTCGTGGACGACGTGTGGGGTGGGGACAAGTTCGTCGAGTTCGGGACGCCGTTCTGGGAGTCGGACCTGGAGAAGGCGCTCGGGGTCGTGCACAACGGGCTCGACACGCACCTGATCGCGCTGCACCGGTTGCTGCCGTTGGTGGTGTCGCAGCCCGGTGGGCTGGTCATCGAGGTGACCGATGGGGATGTGGACGACTATCCCGGGCCGGTCGGGATTCCGTACCACCTGGTGAAGTCGGGGATCCGGTCCATCGGGCGGGCGCTGGGTGCCGACTTGGCCGCGGTCGGATGCACCGGGATGGCTGTGACTCCGGGATTCCTGCGGTCGGAGATGATGTTGGAGCACTTCGGGGTCACCGAGAAGAACTGGCGTGAGGCCAAGGAGCCCGACTACGTGATGTCGGAGACGCCGCGCTATCTCGGGCGTGCGGTCGCCGCGCTCGCCGCCGATCCTCAGGTGTCACGGTTCGCGGGGAAGACCCTGGCGAGTTGGACTCTCATGCGGGAGTACGGGTTCACCGACATCGACGGCAGTCAGCCGGACTGGGGCCGCTGGTCCGAAGACGTCCACGGCGGCGGCCTCGATCCATCCACAGTGGACGCTGCCGCGTACCGCTAG
- a CDS encoding TetR/AcrR family transcriptional regulator — protein MARPQTITDQRLLVATGDVIGRHGPGFTLAQVAAEAGVSVGTVAQRFGSKSGLLRALTVHFTGEAAVTMRAAAESAASPVDGLRAAAIVTHVGLGDATTAANHLGQLGVDLVDPVLRGLLGEHYAAMENELRRAFRAAAADLPRAPSAARAAQVLLAVVNGVSMDWSIRPNGRLEDRLTADVDAVLDGWRG, from the coding sequence GTGGCCAGACCCCAGACCATCACTGACCAGCGGTTGCTCGTCGCCACCGGCGACGTGATCGGCCGACATGGGCCCGGGTTCACCCTGGCCCAGGTGGCCGCGGAGGCCGGGGTGTCGGTGGGCACGGTGGCGCAGCGGTTCGGGTCGAAGAGCGGACTGCTGCGAGCGCTGACTGTCCACTTCACCGGTGAGGCGGCCGTCACCATGCGGGCGGCGGCCGAGTCGGCGGCGTCCCCAGTGGACGGTCTGCGGGCGGCGGCGATCGTGACGCACGTCGGACTCGGGGACGCGACGACCGCGGCGAACCACCTGGGGCAACTCGGCGTCGATCTCGTGGATCCGGTGTTGCGCGGACTGTTGGGCGAGCACTACGCGGCGATGGAGAACGAACTGCGCCGCGCCTTCCGGGCGGCCGCGGCCGATCTGCCGCGCGCTCCGAGTGCGGCGCGGGCCGCTCAGGTGCTTCTGGCGGTGGTGAACGGAGTGTCGATGGACTGGTCGATCCGGCCGAACGGGCGACTGGAAGACCGGTTGACGGCGGACGTGGACGCCGTTCTCGATGGATGGAGGGGATGA
- a CDS encoding ABC transporter ATP-binding protein → MIEAVGLTKRYGKTLAVDNLSFTVPTGRVTGFLGPNGAGKSTTMRMILGLDSPTGGSALIDGKHYRDLHQPLRTVGALLDAKWVHPNRSARAHLQWMAKSNKINPKRVDEVLDIVGLTSVAGKRAGGFSLGMSQRLGIAAALLGDPQVLLFDEPVNGLDPEGILWIRKFMHRLADEGRTVFVSSHLLSEMALTAQELVVIGRGKLISQSSTEDFVAQATENTVRVRSPHLSALRTALGRTGVSLRDEGDSLVVSGMDCAEIGELAASTGAVLHELSPQRGSLEEAFMQLTGDSVEYHAGLAETIDLVATGK, encoded by the coding sequence ATGATCGAGGCAGTGGGCCTCACCAAGCGGTACGGGAAGACGCTCGCCGTGGACAACCTGTCGTTCACCGTCCCGACCGGCCGGGTCACCGGCTTCCTCGGGCCGAACGGCGCGGGCAAGTCGACGACGATGCGGATGATTCTCGGCCTCGACTCGCCGACCGGGGGTTCGGCGCTGATCGACGGCAAGCACTACCGCGACCTGCACCAGCCGCTGCGCACGGTCGGAGCGCTGCTCGACGCGAAGTGGGTGCACCCGAACCGCTCCGCTCGCGCGCACCTGCAGTGGATGGCGAAGTCGAACAAGATCAACCCGAAGCGCGTCGACGAGGTGCTCGACATCGTCGGCCTGACCTCGGTCGCCGGTAAGCGCGCGGGCGGCTTCTCGCTCGGCATGTCGCAGCGCCTCGGCATCGCCGCCGCGCTGCTCGGCGACCCGCAGGTGCTGCTCTTCGATGAGCCGGTCAACGGCCTCGACCCCGAGGGCATCCTGTGGATCCGCAAGTTCATGCACCGGCTCGCCGATGAGGGCCGCACGGTCTTCGTCTCCAGCCACCTGCTCTCCGAGATGGCGCTGACCGCGCAGGAACTCGTCGTCATCGGCCGCGGCAAGCTGATCTCGCAGAGCTCCACCGAGGACTTCGTGGCCCAGGCCACCGAGAACACCGTCCGGGTCCGCAGCCCGCACCTGTCCGCCCTGCGCACCGCGCTCGGCCGCACCGGGGTCTCGCTGCGCGACGAGGGCGACAGCCTGGTCGTGAGCGGCATGGACTGCGCCGAGATCGGTGAGCTGGCCGCGTCGACCGGCGCCGTGCTGCACGAGCTCAGCCCGCAGCGCGGTTCGCTGGAAGAGGCGTTCATGCAGCTCACCGGCGACTCCGTCGAGTACCACGCGGGCCTGGCCGAGACCATCGACCTCGTCGCGACGGGGAAGTGA
- the trmB gene encoding tRNA (guanosine(46)-N7)-methyltransferase TrmB: MTVGQAKAWERRWDELGKQVPQLPPGPIELDSWFGRHAPVLLEIGSGMGETTSQLAKASPELNYLAVEVYQPGLAQLMLRAEALELTNLRLLRGDAVVLLGEHIPPGSLAGVRIFFPDPWPKKKHHKRRLVQPDFIALVASRLAPGAAVHLATDWENYAEQMMEVLSAEPTLRNRYPDEPGGWAPRPEWRPVTKFESRAREEGRISRDLIFERVNT; the protein is encoded by the coding sequence ATGACGGTCGGTCAGGCGAAGGCCTGGGAGCGGCGCTGGGACGAGCTGGGCAAGCAGGTCCCACAGCTGCCGCCGGGGCCGATCGAGCTCGACTCGTGGTTCGGCAGGCACGCGCCCGTGCTGCTGGAGATCGGCTCGGGCATGGGCGAGACCACCTCGCAGCTGGCCAAGGCCAGCCCGGAGCTGAACTACCTGGCGGTGGAGGTCTACCAGCCCGGACTCGCCCAGCTGATGCTGCGCGCCGAGGCGCTGGAGCTGACCAACCTGCGGCTGCTGCGCGGCGACGCCGTCGTGCTGCTCGGCGAGCACATCCCGCCGGGCTCGCTGGCCGGGGTGCGGATCTTCTTCCCCGACCCGTGGCCGAAGAAGAAGCACCACAAGCGCAGGCTGGTCCAGCCGGACTTCATCGCGCTGGTCGCCTCCCGGCTCGCGCCGGGCGCGGCGGTGCACCTGGCGACCGACTGGGAGAACTACGCGGAGCAGATGATGGAGGTCCTCTCCGCGGAGCCCACCCTGCGCAACCGCTACCCCGACGAGCCGGGCGGCTGGGCGCCGCGGCCGGAGTGGCGGCCGGTGACGAAGTTCGAATCCAGGGCTCGGGAAGAGGGCCGAATCAGCCGCGACCTGATCTTCGAACGAGTGAACACCTGA